GAGGTCTTCTGGATGAACATCGATCCGACCGACGCCGGCGGCCAGTTCGTCGATCGCGGCGACCAGTACCGCAGCGCCATCTTCTATCACAATGAAGAACAGAAACGCCTGGCCGAGGCCTCGAAGGTGCGCCTGGCTGCCAGCGGCCGTTTCGAAAAACCGATCGTTACCGAAATTATGCCTGCCTCGACCTTCTACCGGGCCGAGGAGTACCACCAGGACTACTATCGCAAGAGCCCCCTGCGCTACTATTTCTATCGCAGCGGCTCGGGGCGCGACGAGTACCTGCAGAAGGTCTGGGGAAAGCGGTAGCGGGCGAAACGCCAAAGAGCGGTACGAACTAAAGAGGCTGCGGAAGTTCGTCATCCCGCCAGGGGCGGAAGTGTCGGATGATAACTATCTCTGTACAATCAGTCGCTTGTCAACGAACGAAAAGGGCTGCTCTTTTGCGTTAACGGACTTTTTTTACTCCTGACGGCCGGGTGGCTGATAAGTGTTAGGGGGCGTGGTGACTTTTGGATTTTCTGAAACCTCGCGGACGGATCCAGAACCAGCTGGCACAGACTACAGCACCGAATGTCATATAACAAACGACAAAGACCCATGGTGGAAGTTGATAGTACAAAATATTTTCCAGCCAGTGTGATATGAAAGAACCGGAATATACGGTATCACCGACCCGTGAACGTAGTTCCATTTCAATTGTAGTGAGCGGGCATATAACGCCGATCAACGACTGAATGACGACCACTCCAATTGCTACAAGATGTATTAACCGAAACCAGGGATTGCGGATCCAGGACCATGCACGAGCTTTACCGACAAATATAAGCACCAGGCCAATCACAACAAAGGCAACGAATAGCACGTGGAGCAGCAAGATTGTATCTGCTGCCAGTAGGATGACTGTCGATGAATCCATTTGGGCCCCCTCTAACGGATCTAGGTTAACCGGCTGCGACGTACTGACTCAAACTAGCAGGGCCCTTTTCGAAAACCGCCCCTGGTACTACAGTTCGGTTGATTGAGTTGTTATATTTTTTCCGAAATGAAACTCGGAATATCGAACTTTTTACCGATGTTAACAAAGTGGTTATCTAGAAAGTATGCAACTGTTTCCAGCGGTGCTTTATCATAACCGTAATTTTGTATTTCACGTATATAGCGTTCAATGAAGCCTCTGGTGCCTAACTTTTTCCACTGTGCTACGTGAACAAGTTCGTGAAAATGAAGCCTTATGTTGTTAATAACGTGGGGGAGAATGTAATAAGTATTTTTATAGGTGATGCCGGTAATATCCATGTCTATAAAATCATCCAGCCCCATTTCCCGCAGTTCGGGGAAGGCAGGTTTTGGAATTTTGTCGACAACCACAAAAAAGGCATTGTTGAGAAATGAAACTGAATAGAATCCTTCGAAAACTTTGGAAAAACGATCACAGCAGACTCTCCGTGCTAGAAACGCAGAGTTTGTCTGGTCAATCCACTGCTCAATTTGATCTAGCATTTTCATTCTCCGAAAGATAACAGGGAATAGGCGAAATCTTTTATATCGGATACAAAAGATTCCGTGTTATCGGATATGCTGGAACAGCCTGTAAAATGCCTATAAAACGGCTATGGCTATCGAAAATTAAAGGAAAGGAGAGGCCGGCTGGCGGCTTGATGCTGGTGGTGCGTGGATATCCCCCCTCCTGGATTCCCCGGCGTGCTGTAGAAAGCTGTTTGTCAGACTAGAAAACTTCTTAGGGCATGTCAATCTTTCGTCGATCACGGTCGGTTTGATCCTGAACGGTCGGTCTGGGTGAGGTGCCGGATCTTCTTGTCCGCCTGCAGTCCGCTGGACGGGTGAATGCCTAAATATCTTCTAACCGCCATGCCCGGCGTAAAATGGTAAAATCAATAAAAAGGTGAGGTTCCCGTCCTTTCCGTTTTGCAGGGATGACATCTTCGATGCCCAGACAAGTGAGCGTCTGAAGAGGGCTGCGAAGGGCCGGAGGGGCTCTCACCAGAATCAGTGAGCCATCGCCGGCGGATAGCCACACCTCAATTGACCTGCCTGAAGTTTCCAGAAATCGCCGGCGAATCTATGGGTGGCCTGACGATTTTTGAAAAGCCCATTCAGGTCAGGCGCTTGCACTTGCCATCCGGCATGAACTCACTGATTCAGGTTTCAGCCAAAATCGGAAAGTGCATGGGCAGTCGCTTGGGGGATCGGTTGCGGCTGCCTTCTGTTTTTTTCGGGGCCTGTCCGTGTCTCAAAGGAGATGGTCAATGGATAGTCGGGACCGGAACTGGGAAGGGTTGCTGCAGGCGATGCTCGATGCCAGCCCGGCGATGCTGATGGTGGTGGCGGACGAGCTGAAGGTTCTGGCCTTCAACCGGTCCGCCAGCCAGGTTGTCGATGGCAGCCGGGAAGAGCTGTCCAGTCGGCCCGGCGTGCTGAATTGCATCAACTACAACCCCAATTCCCCCGGCTGCGGCCATGCCGAGTGCTGCCGCACCTGTGTTATCCGGGAAACGGTCAAAAGGGCGCGGCGCGAGGGAAAGACCTGCCGCAGTCGGGCCATGCTCGAATTTCGCCGCGGCGAAAAGGTTGTCGCCTTCTATACTTTGCTGACGGCCGTCCCCTTTCGCCACCAGGGGCAGGAGCTGGTGCTGCTGTCGCTGGAGGATATCGACGAGCTGTCCGGCCTGTGGGAAGTGCTGCCCATCTGCTCGGTCTGCAAGAAGATCCGCGACGACCAGGAGTCCTGGTCGGAAGTGGAGCAGTACTTCAGAACCCACCACGACATGAGATTCACTCATGGTTACTGCCCCGACTGCCTGGAGAAGCTGCTGCGGGGAGAAGTCTGAAGGAGAGGGTTAGCTAGTGGCCCAGGCTGCCGAAAGCACTTCCGCCTGTTCCAGCACCGTCTGTGTTGCCTTTTCCTGCTTGTCGGGCGGGTAGCCGTATTTGCGCAGGATGCGTTTCACGTAGACCCGTAGCTGGGCCCGGACATTTTCGCGGATGGTCCAGTCGATGGTGACGTTGCGGCGGACGGTGGCGACAAGCTCGCGCGCGATCGTCTTCAGTGTTTCGTCGCCCAGCACCTGTACCGCGCTGTCGTTGGTTTCCAGCGCGTCGTAGAACGCCACCTCGTCATCCGACAAACCCAGCTCCTCGCCGCGCCTGCCGGCTTCCCGCATTTCTTTCGCCAATTGGATCAGTTCTTCGATGACCTGGGCGGTTTCGATGGCGCGGTTATGGTATTTGCGGATGGCCTGTTCCAGAAGTTCCGCGAAAGAGCGCGCCTGCACGACGTTGCGCCGCCGCCGGGTACGGATTTCGCCTTTCAGCAGTTTCTGCAGCAGTTCGACGGCCAGGTTGCGTTGCGGCATGCCGCGAACTTCGGCGAGAAATTCATCGGAGAGGATCGAAATGTCCGGTTTTTTGAGCCCCGCCGCGGCGAAAATGTCCACCACCTCGTCCGGGACAATGGCCCTGGAAAGGATCTGTCGGATCGCGTGCTCGGTTTTCTCGTCTGAACGCGCCTTGCCCGGTGTGGACTTGGCGAGTACCGCTTGCAAAGCCTGATAGAAGCCGACCTCGTCACGGATTGCAAGGGCGTCGGAATGTGGCACCGCCAGGGCGAAAGCCTGTGACAGTTCCCGAACTGCCCGCAAAAACCTCGTCTTGCCGTCCTTCTGCGCGAGAATGTGCTCCTGGGCCGCCGGCAACAGCGAGAGGCGATCCTGTGGAGTTCCGTTGGTCCACGGGCTCCAGTCGAAGCCGTGGAGGAGTCCCCGGCAGATCTCGACCTTTTCCTGCATGACCGCAACCGCCTCGGCCTGGTCGAGGGCGGTCTTGCCCGTGCCGCCGGCCTCGGTGTAGGTGGCAAGTGCCTGTTTCAGTTCGTCGGCCAGCCCCAGGTAGTCCACCACCAGGCCGCCGGGCTTGTCCCGGAATACCCGGTTCACCCGCGCGATCGCCTGCATCAGGCCATGCCCCCGCATCGGTTTGTCGATGTACATGGTATGCAGACTTGGACAGTCGAACCCGGTGAGCCACATGTCGCGCACAATGACGATGCGGAACGGGTCTTTCGGGTCGCGGAAGCGGTTCGCCAGCACTTCCCGTCGCGCCTTGTTGCGAATATGCGGCTGCCATTCGAGCGGATCGGAGGCCGAGCCGGTCATCACCACCTTGAGAGAGCCTGTCTCGTCAGTCTCTCCATGCCACTCTGGCCGCAGGGCAACCAGTTCATTGTAAAGCTCCACGGCAATGCGGCGGCTCATGACCACCACCATGGCCTTTCCCTCCAGGGCCTCGCAGCGTTGCTCGTAGTGCTCCACCAGGTCGCGGGCGATCAGTTTCAGGCGTTTTTCGGCCCCGACGATGGCTTCAAGCTGGGCCCACTTGCTCTTGAGCTTCTCCTTGCGCTCGACTTCCTCACCCTCGGTGGCCTCTTCGAATTCCTGGTCGATATGCGGTTTTTCGGCATCGGAGAGTTCGAGATTCGCCAGCCGGCTCTCGTAGTAGATGGGCACGGTGGCTCCGTCGGTCACGGCGCGCTGGATATCGTAGATGCTGATGTAGTCCCCGAAGACGGCGCGGGTGTTGGCGTCGGTTTTCTCAATCGGTGTTCCGGTGAAGCCGATAAAAGAGGCGTTGGGCAGGGCGTCGCGCATGTGCCGGGCGAAGCCGTCGATGAAGTCGTACTGGCTGCGGTGCGCCTCGTCGGCAATGACGACAATGTTGCGCCGCTCCGAAAGGACCGGATGACGATCGCCCCTTTCTTCGGGGAAAAACTTCTGGATCGTGGTGAATACCACGCCGCCCGAGGCAACCTTCAACTTCTCCCTCAGGTCAGCCCGGTCGGTGGCCTGCGCCGGCGGCTGGCGCAGCAGGTCGCGGCAGCGGGCAAAGGTGCCGAAGAGCTGGTCGTCGAGGTCGTTGCGGTCAGTGATGACGACAATGGTCGGGTTTTCCATCGCCGGATGCACAATCACGCGCCCGGCGTAAAAGGCCATGGTCAGGCTCTTGCCCGAGCCCTGCGTGTGCCAGACCACCCCCACGCGGCGGTCACCAGGCTCCCCGCCGGGACGACGCCCTGCCTCGTAGCGCCCTTCCTCTTCCGCCACCCGATCGCCGGCCATGACCCGCGCCGCCCGCAATGTCTCCTCGATCGCTACATTGACGGCGTGGAACTGGTGGTAGCCGGCCATCTTCTTGATCAGCTTCCCGCCGCCTTCGTCCTCGAAGACGATGAAGTGGCGCACCAGATCAAGAAAACGGCGCTTGTCGAAGACCCCCTCCAGCACCACCTGGAGCTGGGACAGGGAGGCCGGAGCATTTTTTTCGCCTGTGATGGTGCGCCAGGGTTTGAACCACTCCTTGCCCGCGCCCAGAGCCCCGATGCGAGCTTCGATGCCGTCGGAGACGACCAGGGCCGTGTTGGTGGCAAACAGATTCGGGATCTGGGCCTGGTAGGTCTGAAGCTGCTGCCAGGCCGCCCAGATGGTGGCGTCTTCGTCGGTCGGATTCTTCAGCTCGATCACTGCCAGCGGCAGGCCATTGATGAACAGCACCACGTCCGGCCGGCGGGTATGCTGACCTTCGGAGACGGTGAACTGGTTGACGGCCAGCCAGTCGTTGTTGTCTGGTTCGTCAAAGTCGATTATCTGGGACTGATTGCCCGCGATGGAGCCGTCCGGACGGCGATATTCCACTGTCACGCCGTCCACCAGCATCCGGTGTGCCGCGCGGTTGCGTTCGATGAGTGACGGCGCGTTGAGCCGGGTCAGTTTCTTGAAGGCGTCGTCCAGCGCCTCCGGCGGCAAATCCGGATTCAGCCGCGTCAGCGCCTGCCGCAGCCGGCCTTCCAGCACCACGTCTCGGTAGTTCGGGGCAACGCGCTCGGCGTCCGGCTCACCAACGGCGATTTCCGGGCCGTGCCTGATCTCGTAGCCGAGGGATTCCAGCCAGGCGAGGGCAGCATCTTCGACGACGGATTCGGTGAAATGGCTCATTACAGCCCCTCCCATAGAGCACGGATAGGCACGGCGTGAATTCGCTGGATGTCGCGGCAGCCTTCCGCTTTTTCCACCATGCGTGACAGTGGGGTCTTGTCTCCTTGGCACGGGCCGTGGATGAGTGCCGCCGGCCTATTCAGTGAACGACTCACGGTCCCGAGCGTCGAGCAATTGTGGAATCATCTCAAAAGCCGCCATGCCGGCTGATTGCAAGTTAAGACATCGGCTGATTGCAAGTTTTACCGTCCGGCTGATTGCTGATGCCGGGAGTGCGTCGCTCCCCTTGCTGACGTCCCTGGGGTGTGCTTGTTCTTGTGGCCGAGCGCCTCCAGCCAGGCCAGTGCCGTGTCTTCCACGACGGATTCGGTGAGAAATGTCATCGTTGTTCTCCGCTAGCCGCACGCCTCGGTCAGCACTTGATACAAGGCCAGAAAGCTGGGCGATGAACTTCGGGCAGGATCGATATGGGCGCCGATCATTCTTGCCGCCTCGATTTTGGCAAGGCCGCCCCGGAAATATCCGTGCTTTTGCATAATGTTCTCGAACGCCTCCCACGTGCCGCCGCGTATGGCATCCGGGGCACGGTATTTCTGCCGCTGTGGCACGTATCTCGATACCCGTGGATAGGCGGCGCAAACCGCGTCCCAGTTGCCGAAATACCAAGCCTCCAGCTCCTCGATGGCGATGCGGTTGACCAACTGCCATTGTGCACCGGCGGCGGATGTGCGTGTGCTCAAGCCCGCGCGCTTAGCTATGT
This region of Geothermobacter ehrlichii genomic DNA includes:
- the msrA gene encoding peptide-methionine (S)-S-oxide reductase MsrA; this encodes MKNILRLALLLLAFSPPALAAESGAPMKGKDVAVATFAGGCFWCMEHPFEKLDGVIAVISGYTGGHVKNPTYREVSAGGTGHAEAVQISFDPEWIGYERLLEVFWMNIDPTDAGGQFVDRGDQYRSAIFYHNEEQKRLAEASKVRLAASGRFEKPIVTEIMPASTFYRAEEYHQDYYRKSPLRYYFYRSGSGRDEYLQKVWGKR
- a CDS encoding DUF4276 family protein, producing the protein MVCRLEFLVEEPSMEAFLRALLPRLLPQDRTFEVHPFQGKADLLARLEQRLRGYAAWLPDDWRLVVVVDRDDDDCHELKRRLEDIAKRAGLSTRTSAAGAQWQLVNRIAIEELEAWYFGNWDAVCAAYPRVSRYVPQRQKYRAPDAIRGGTWEAFENIMQKHGYFRGGLAKIEAARMIGAHIDPARSSSPSFLALYQVLTEACG
- a CDS encoding type I restriction endonuclease subunit R, coding for MSHFTESVVEDAALAWLESLGYEIRHGPEIAVGEPDAERVAPNYRDVVLEGRLRQALTRLNPDLPPEALDDAFKKLTRLNAPSLIERNRAAHRMLVDGVTVEYRRPDGSIAGNQSQIIDFDEPDNNDWLAVNQFTVSEGQHTRRPDVVLFINGLPLAVIELKNPTDEDATIWAAWQQLQTYQAQIPNLFATNTALVVSDGIEARIGALGAGKEWFKPWRTITGEKNAPASLSQLQVVLEGVFDKRRFLDLVRHFIVFEDEGGGKLIKKMAGYHQFHAVNVAIEETLRAARVMAGDRVAEEEGRYEAGRRPGGEPGDRRVGVVWHTQGSGKSLTMAFYAGRVIVHPAMENPTIVVITDRNDLDDQLFGTFARCRDLLRQPPAQATDRADLREKLKVASGGVVFTTIQKFFPEERGDRHPVLSERRNIVVIADEAHRSQYDFIDGFARHMRDALPNASFIGFTGTPIEKTDANTRAVFGDYISIYDIQRAVTDGATVPIYYESRLANLELSDAEKPHIDQEFEEATEGEEVERKEKLKSKWAQLEAIVGAEKRLKLIARDLVEHYEQRCEALEGKAMVVVMSRRIAVELYNELVALRPEWHGETDETGSLKVVMTGSASDPLEWQPHIRNKARREVLANRFRDPKDPFRIVIVRDMWLTGFDCPSLHTMYIDKPMRGHGLMQAIARVNRVFRDKPGGLVVDYLGLADELKQALATYTEAGGTGKTALDQAEAVAVMQEKVEICRGLLHGFDWSPWTNGTPQDRLSLLPAAQEHILAQKDGKTRFLRAVRELSQAFALAVPHSDALAIRDEVGFYQALQAVLAKSTPGKARSDEKTEHAIRQILSRAIVPDEVVDIFAAAGLKKPDISILSDEFLAEVRGMPQRNLAVELLQKLLKGEIRTRRRRNVVQARSFAELLEQAIRKYHNRAIETAQVIEELIQLAKEMREAGRRGEELGLSDDEVAFYDALETNDSAVQVLGDETLKTIARELVATVRRNVTIDWTIRENVRAQLRVYVKRILRKYGYPPDKQEKATQTVLEQAEVLSAAWATS
- a CDS encoding transcriptional regulator encodes the protein MDSRDRNWEGLLQAMLDASPAMLMVVADELKVLAFNRSASQVVDGSREELSSRPGVLNCINYNPNSPGCGHAECCRTCVIRETVKRARREGKTCRSRAMLEFRRGEKVVAFYTLLTAVPFRHQGQELVLLSLEDIDELSGLWEVLPICSVCKKIRDDQESWSEVEQYFRTHHDMRFTHGYCPDCLEKLLRGEV
- a CDS encoding DUF2784 family protein; protein product: MDSSTVILLAADTILLLHVLFVAFVVIGLVLIFVGKARAWSWIRNPWFRLIHLVAIGVVVIQSLIGVICPLTTIEMELRSRVGDTVYSGSFISHWLENILYYQLPPWVFVVCYMTFGAVVCASWFWIRPRGFRKSKSHHAP